One stretch of Tepiditoga spiralis DNA includes these proteins:
- a CDS encoding 5'-nucleotidase, lipoprotein e(P4) family, which yields MKKGLSILLIVIFALSVFASTEFYVVKSGDTVSKISQTTGVSVNDIISFNNLNKNGLIKVGQKLRLVPAYTKKDLNEQMVMALNWYQTSGEMKALSYQAFNVAKMIYDNDMKNNTSTEKRAVIVDIDETIFNNSPADAEHIGKDTSYPTGWKEWCEAAVAKALPGAVDFLNYVVKNGGDVYYISNRSDSLKEATIKNLKAEGFPEADVEHVLLKTTTSDKGPRREIVEKDHRVVLLMGDNLNDFTSMYRHKSLEERNSIVDQDKDKFGIKFVVLPNPIYGDWEGAIYNGNWGMNPSEKNKARKDHIIKYEGK from the coding sequence TTGAAAAAGGGTCTTAGTATCTTATTAATTGTTATTTTTGCTCTTTCAGTATTTGCAAGTACTGAATTTTATGTTGTAAAATCAGGAGATACAGTTTCAAAAATATCTCAAACTACGGGTGTAAGTGTTAATGATATTATTTCATTTAATAATCTTAATAAAAATGGATTAATAAAAGTAGGACAAAAATTAAGACTTGTTCCAGCTTATACTAAAAAAGACTTAAACGAACAAATGGTTATGGCTTTAAATTGGTATCAAACATCAGGTGAAATGAAAGCTTTATCATATCAAGCATTTAATGTAGCAAAGATGATTTATGATAATGATATGAAAAATAATACAAGTACAGAAAAAAGAGCAGTTATTGTAGATATAGATGAAACTATTTTCAACAATAGTCCAGCAGATGCAGAACACATAGGAAAAGATACATCATATCCAACTGGTTGGAAAGAATGGTGTGAAGCAGCAGTAGCAAAAGCATTACCAGGAGCTGTAGATTTTTTAAATTATGTTGTTAAAAATGGTGGAGATGTTTATTATATTTCAAATAGAAGTGATTCTTTAAAAGAAGCTACTATAAAAAATTTAAAAGCAGAAGGATTTCCAGAAGCAGATGTTGAACATGTTTTATTAAAAACGACAACTTCTGATAAAGGTCCAAGAAGAGAAATAGTTGAAAAAGATCATAGAGTAGTATTGCTCATGGGAGATAATTTGAATGACTTTACTTCAATGTATAGACATAAAAGTTTAGAAGAAAGAAATAGCATAGTTGACCAAGATAAAGATAAGTTTGGAATTAAGTTTGTAGTTTTACCTAATCCAATATATGGTGATTGGGAAGGAGCTATATACAATGGAAATTGGGGTATGAATCCTTCAGAAAAAAATAAAGCAAGAAAAGATCACATAATTAAATATGAAGGCAAATAA
- a CDS encoding YfcE family phosphodiesterase, which produces MKILVLSDLHIPTRCKFEKLLTLNMNEYSHIIVTGDITDEDTYFYLNSQNAILHAVYGNMDDYYLKSILPEKKIIKINDKKIGIIHGHQTGRGYTEGLINKFENLDLMIYGHSHVKDLRKIGKTLVLNPGAFCDRKYAEIIINDKINIKMKVA; this is translated from the coding sequence ATGAAAATATTAGTTTTAAGCGATTTACACATTCCCACAAGATGTAAGTTTGAAAAGCTTTTAACCTTAAATATGAATGAATACTCTCATATAATAGTAACTGGAGATATTACAGATGAAGATACATACTTTTATTTAAACTCACAAAATGCTATTTTACATGCTGTATATGGAAACATGGATGATTATTATTTAAAGAGCATTTTACCAGAAAAAAAGATTATAAAAATAAATGATAAAAAAATAGGGATAATACACGGTCATCAAACTGGTAGAGGATATACAGAAGGACTTATTAACAAATTTGAAAATTTAGACTTAATGATTTATGGTCATTCACATGTAAAAGATTTAAGAAAAATAGGAAAAACTTTAGTTTTAAATCCAGGAGCTTTTTGTGATAGAAAATATGCAGAAATAATTATAAATGATAAGATAAATATAAAAATGAAGGTAGCATAA
- a CDS encoding methyl-accepting chemotaxis protein, whose amino-acid sequence MFKNSLVLKISIPVVIFLILMMSTMGIMSIKNAKKLYLETFNEQAIERSDEVKELLQSLFAQFYGPIQMATGELNALYFFDQQSVEDTLDYVREPFKTIKGMYFASEESGDLYGKGDFKVNGDPRKTFWYKEAVESKKTTVIPPYYDKTRKVPILSFVSPIYNEDGKLMGVLLSELSLKKIFETLSNVKFGKSGYLTIVDNTNKLIIYKDLTLIGMDISKPTSKNTDMNKAFKELSSNLKTKKQFTYSIGEKNILATVDYSKELKWYIIFNLEENEIDSAFNYVKNNLIIIVVTSLIVILLILIISLKISLKPIKNKIVPSMNKFSKGDLTFELNVKSKDEIGSIAKTINETRESLKVLLLEIKNSSTDVEMSSGKLKNMAQELDSLTIQISTSLDQMSQANTNMAGDIDNISNKVSRIYGSMEEISNQSNDYQSVLKSTFSGIEGVGNKIMNTSNKIKTVADEFEEINTSTKELISHTKTIEGIIDTVLTISEQTNLLALNAAIEAARAGEAGKGFAVVADEIRKLAEGSKNAAEQIAEILSTVTKSINNVSQMINKEHGHVETSSNELLNVSKETKEAISKIGSVQTWINDIIVEFNTTTQSLMSIEKDVDSLAAVSEENAATSEEISAIAKELNISSKSLNTSSEELKDLSSTLIANINKFKIN is encoded by the coding sequence ATGTTTAAAAATTCTTTAGTTTTAAAAATTTCCATACCAGTGGTAATTTTTTTAATTTTAATGATGTCTACTATGGGAATAATGAGTATTAAGAATGCAAAAAAACTTTATTTAGAAACATTTAATGAACAGGCTATTGAACGTTCAGATGAAGTAAAAGAACTTCTTCAAAGTTTATTTGCTCAATTTTATGGTCCAATTCAAATGGCTACAGGAGAATTAAATGCCCTCTATTTTTTTGATCAACAAAGTGTTGAAGATACTTTAGATTATGTTAGAGAACCATTTAAAACTATTAAAGGAATGTACTTTGCAAGTGAAGAAAGCGGAGATTTGTATGGTAAAGGTGATTTTAAAGTAAATGGAGATCCAAGAAAAACATTTTGGTATAAAGAAGCTGTTGAAAGTAAAAAAACAACTGTAATACCCCCTTATTATGATAAAACGAGAAAGGTGCCAATCTTAAGTTTTGTTTCTCCTATTTATAATGAAGATGGAAAACTAATGGGAGTTCTTCTTTCAGAGCTTAGTTTAAAAAAGATATTTGAAACATTGTCAAATGTGAAATTTGGGAAATCAGGTTATTTAACTATAGTTGATAATACAAATAAACTTATAATATATAAAGATTTAACTTTAATAGGTATGGATATTTCAAAACCAACTTCTAAAAATACTGATATGAATAAAGCATTTAAAGAGCTTTCAAGTAATTTAAAAACAAAAAAACAATTTACATACAGTATTGGAGAAAAAAATATTCTTGCAACAGTTGATTATTCAAAGGAATTAAAGTGGTATATAATTTTTAATTTAGAAGAAAATGAAATAGATAGTGCTTTTAATTATGTAAAAAATAATTTAATCATAATAGTAGTTACTTCATTAATAGTGATATTGCTAATTTTAATTATAAGTTTAAAAATAAGTTTAAAACCAATAAAAAATAAGATAGTTCCATCAATGAATAAATTTTCAAAAGGCGACTTGACATTTGAGTTAAATGTTAAATCAAAAGATGAAATAGGTAGCATTGCTAAAACAATAAATGAAACACGTGAATCATTAAAAGTTTTACTGTTAGAAATTAAGAACTCATCAACAGACGTTGAGATGTCTTCTGGTAAATTAAAAAATATGGCACAAGAACTCGATTCATTGACTATTCAAATAAGTACATCATTAGATCAAATGTCGCAAGCAAATACTAACATGGCTGGAGATATAGACAATATATCAAATAAAGTATCTAGAATTTATGGAAGTATGGAAGAAATCTCAAATCAATCTAATGATTATCAATCTGTTTTAAAATCAACTTTTTCTGGAATTGAAGGAGTTGGAAATAAAATAATGAATACTTCAAATAAAATAAAAACAGTTGCAGATGAATTTGAGGAAATAAATACATCAACTAAAGAATTAATATCACATACAAAAACAATAGAGGGTATTATTGATACTGTATTAACTATATCAGAACAAACAAATCTATTGGCATTAAATGCAGCAATTGAAGCAGCAAGAGCTGGAGAAGCTGGAAAAGGATTTGCAGTAGTTGCAGATGAAATAAGAAAATTAGCAGAAGGAAGTAAAAATGCAGCTGAACAAATTGCAGAAATTCTTTCTACAGTAACTAAAAGTATAAATAATGTATCACAAATGATTAATAAAGAACATGGACATGTTGAAACTTCTTCAAACGAGCTTTTAAATGTTTCTAAAGAAACCAAGGAAGCAATATCAAAAATAGGAAGTGTTCAAACTTGGATAAATGATATAATAGTAGAATTTAATACAACAACACAAAGTTTAATGAGTATAGAAAAAGATGTTGATAGCTTGGCAGCAGTATCAGAAGAAAATGCAGCAACCTCTGAAGAAATTTCTGCCATAGCAAAAGAATTAAATATTTCATCTAAATCATTAAATACATCGTCTGAAGAATTAAAAGACTTATCTTCAACTTTGATAGCAAATATAAATAAATTTAAAATTAATTAA
- a CDS encoding aminopeptidase: MDYKELQKKLSMKKEQVWKNIEFKVIDDYAKGYKTFIDSSKTERKAVKYSIKELEKNNFKPLDYYEKLGKLENGDKVYFVNRDKSLFAIKINGKIKDGINLVGAHLDAPRIDLKPEPIFEDTEIAMAKTHYYGGIKKYQWLNIPLELHGVIIKKDGTPIEVSIGDKEDDPIFVISDLLPHLDRNTKPIREAIDAEKLNVLLGTISITYDEEIKDGTKLNILNILNEKYGIIEEDFISAELEIVPAFNARDVGFDRSLIAAYGHDDRICSYTGLTALIESSPDGKSPALLLIDKEEIGSDSNTGAKNHFWIPVLKKLLKLQNEDVVIAIEDTLQNSTLLSADVAAALDPNYKDAHDPLNAPKLGYGIVIAKYTGVRGKGGTNDANAEVVGKLRKVLNDNNVSWQTGELGRTDLGGGGTIAKFFAEKNLDVIDAGVALLGMHAPYEIASKADLYETYRAYKVFMEKY, from the coding sequence ATGGATTATAAAGAACTTCAAAAAAAACTTAGCATGAAAAAAGAACAAGTTTGGAAAAATATTGAATTTAAGGTTATTGATGATTATGCAAAAGGTTATAAAACTTTTATAGATTCATCAAAAACAGAAAGAAAAGCCGTTAAGTACTCTATTAAAGAACTTGAAAAAAATAATTTTAAACCTTTAGATTATTATGAAAAATTAGGAAAGTTAGAAAATGGAGATAAAGTTTATTTTGTAAACAGAGATAAATCTTTATTTGCCATAAAAATTAATGGAAAAATAAAAGATGGAATTAACTTAGTTGGAGCTCATTTAGATGCACCAAGAATTGATTTAAAACCAGAACCAATATTTGAAGATACAGAAATTGCTATGGCTAAAACTCATTATTATGGTGGAATTAAAAAATATCAATGGTTAAATATCCCATTAGAACTTCATGGTGTTATAATAAAAAAAGATGGAACTCCTATTGAAGTTTCTATAGGGGATAAAGAAGACGACCCTATATTTGTTATTTCTGATTTACTACCTCATTTGGATAGAAACACAAAACCTATTAGAGAAGCTATTGATGCTGAAAAATTAAATGTTTTACTTGGGACAATATCTATTACTTATGATGAAGAAATAAAAGATGGAACTAAATTAAATATATTAAATATATTAAATGAAAAATATGGAATAATAGAAGAAGATTTTATAAGTGCAGAACTTGAAATAGTTCCTGCATTTAATGCAAGAGATGTCGGATTTGATAGAAGTTTAATTGCTGCTTATGGACATGATGATAGAATTTGTTCTTACACAGGGCTTACAGCATTAATTGAATCATCACCAGATGGAAAAAGTCCAGCATTATTATTAATTGATAAAGAAGAAATTGGAAGCGACAGTAATACTGGAGCTAAAAATCATTTTTGGATACCTGTATTAAAAAAATTATTAAAATTACAAAATGAAGATGTTGTTATTGCTATTGAAGATACTTTGCAAAATTCAACTTTACTATCCGCTGATGTTGCTGCAGCTCTCGATCCAAATTATAAAGATGCTCATGACCCTTTAAATGCACCAAAATTAGGTTATGGAATTGTTATAGCAAAATACACTGGTGTTCGTGGAAAAGGTGGTACAAATGATGCAAATGCTGAAGTTGTAGGGAAATTGAGAAAAGTATTAAATGATAACAATGTTTCATGGCAAACAGGAGAACTTGGAAGAACTGACCTTGGTGGAGGCGGAACAATAGCTAAATTTTTTGCTGAAAAAAATCTTGATGTTATTGATGCTGGCGTAGCACTTCTTGGAATGCATGCTCCTTATGAAATTGCTTCAAAAGCCGACTTATATGAAACATACAGAGCTTATAAGGTGTTTATGGAAAAGTATTAA
- a CDS encoding HD domain-containing protein, translated as MNAYIVSNPNSYLKIKKYLEKLNFFSLINFYSEDIEDKKENFIIFCENSEKEVIESIKNKYIFSPILILFEKEINEYLYEYMFDEYLYLTESIEKSKIKINNLFLKKKFEIASNHIFEAEKLLLSKERINLIQKIEEDKFLFINFLVGILEVIYESKYKNLSFHAHNVGHLSGILAEEEGLKARQVTYIEWAGFFHDLYIIFSEDKSKSMLDHIKFSNKKKDLTVLFEINKNIFENDIYDILIDFFSNNLVKMNKLSKFIQYSEIIDLKVFDLINKNYKLSSNDVDKQLKDLIKNIPFEDIKSTFEKSKKRILSYYSKIVRNLNS; from the coding sequence ATGAATGCATATATTGTTTCTAATCCAAATTCATATTTAAAAATAAAAAAATATTTAGAAAAGCTTAACTTTTTTTCTTTAATAAACTTTTATTCAGAAGATATTGAAGATAAAAAAGAAAACTTTATAATATTTTGTGAAAATTCAGAAAAAGAAGTAATTGAATCTATAAAGAATAAATATATATTTTCTCCTATTTTAATCCTTTTTGAAAAAGAAATAAATGAATATTTATATGAATATATGTTTGACGAATATTTATATTTAACTGAAAGTATTGAAAAATCAAAAATAAAGATAAATAATTTATTTTTAAAAAAGAAATTTGAAATTGCTTCAAATCATATTTTTGAAGCTGAGAAATTATTGTTATCTAAAGAAAGAATAAATTTAATACAAAAAATAGAGGAAGATAAATTTTTATTTATAAATTTTTTAGTTGGAATTTTAGAAGTTATTTATGAATCTAAATATAAGAATTTATCTTTTCATGCTCATAATGTAGGGCATCTTTCTGGTATATTAGCAGAAGAAGAAGGTTTAAAAGCAAGACAAGTAACATATATCGAATGGGCTGGTTTTTTTCATGATTTATATATAATATTTTCTGAAGATAAATCAAAAAGTATGTTAGATCATATAAAGTTTTCAAATAAAAAAAAAGATTTAACAGTATTATTTGAAATAAATAAAAATATATTTGAAAATGACATATATGATATTTTAATTGATTTTTTTTCTAATAATTTAGTTAAAATGAATAAACTTTCTAAATTCATACAGTATTCAGAAATAATAGATTTAAAAGTGTTTGATTTAATAAATAAAAACTATAAGCTATCTTCAAATGACGTGGATAAACAATTAAAAGATTTAATTAAAAATATTCCATTTGAAGATATAAAAAGTACATTTGAAAAATCTAAAAAAAGAATTTTATCTTATTATTCAAAAATAGTAAGAAATCTAAACTCATAA
- the atpC gene encoding ATP synthase F1 subunit epsilon has protein sequence MFKLKIVTPNGIFKELDVEYAEFTTVDGSMGVLTDRLPIVSRLKVSSLLVKDKEENNHVFAINGGVLEMDGKELIILTTDAENPEDIDVDTAMKAIETAKNQLKQSNDTIEKTKLNAEIEKNIVRINVAKTK, from the coding sequence ATGTTTAAACTAAAAATAGTTACCCCTAATGGTATATTCAAAGAATTAGATGTAGAATATGCAGAATTTACTACCGTTGATGGTAGCATGGGTGTGTTAACAGATAGACTTCCAATTGTGTCTCGGTTGAAGGTTTCTTCACTTTTAGTAAAAGATAAAGAAGAAAATAATCATGTGTTTGCCATAAATGGTGGAGTTCTTGAAATGGATGGTAAAGAATTAATTATTTTAACAACCGATGCAGAAAACCCAGAAGATATTGATGTTGATACAGCTATGAAAGCTATTGAAACTGCAAAGAATCAATTAAAACAATCCAATGATACCATTGAAAAAACAAAATTAAATGCAGAAATAGAAAAAAATATTGTAAGGATTAATGTTGCAAAAACAAAATAG
- the atpD gene encoding F0F1 ATP synthase subunit beta has protein sequence MNKGKIVSIIGPVVDIKFEEGQLPEIYDALEVMNPYTNTKLVLEVEQLIGDNTVRCVGMDSTDGLKRGLEVTHTGSSIKVPVGKGSLGRMFNLLGNPIDEKGEVTDVEYWPIHRDAPSLEDQNTEIEILETGLKCIDLLAPFPKGGKVGFFGGAGVGKTVLVMELIRSIAIEHHGLSVFAGVGERTREGNDLWLEMNESGVIGNTALVFGQMNEPPGARFRVPLTALTMAEYFRDAEKKDVLLFIDNIFRFVQAGSEVSALLGRMPSAVGYQPTLASDMGQLQERITSTKNGSITSVQAVYVPADDITDPAPATTFSHLEATIVLSRKRAELALYPAVDPLDSNSKILDPNVVGEKHYEVARNVQEVLQRYKDLQDIIAILGIEELSEEDKLIVNRARKIERFLTQPTFVAEKFSNIPGAYVKLEDTINGFAEILSGKYDHISENAFYMVGTIEDMLEKAKSMGIKV, from the coding sequence ATGAATAAAGGTAAAATAGTTAGTATAATAGGACCAGTTGTTGATATAAAATTTGAAGAAGGACAGCTTCCTGAAATATACGACGCCCTTGAAGTTATGAACCCTTATACAAATACAAAATTAGTTTTAGAAGTTGAACAATTAATAGGTGATAATACAGTAAGATGTGTCGGTATGGATTCAACAGATGGATTAAAAAGAGGACTTGAAGTAACTCACACAGGTTCTTCTATAAAAGTTCCTGTTGGTAAAGGTTCATTGGGAAGAATGTTTAATTTACTTGGTAATCCAATAGATGAAAAAGGTGAAGTTACTGATGTTGAGTACTGGCCTATTCATAGAGATGCACCTTCATTAGAAGATCAAAATACAGAAATTGAAATACTTGAAACTGGTTTAAAATGTATAGATCTTTTAGCACCATTTCCAAAAGGTGGTAAAGTTGGTTTTTTTGGTGGAGCTGGTGTAGGTAAAACAGTTCTTGTTATGGAATTAATAAGAAGTATTGCTATAGAACATCATGGACTTTCTGTTTTTGCTGGTGTTGGTGAAAGAACGAGAGAAGGAAATGACTTATGGCTTGAAATGAATGAATCAGGAGTTATAGGAAATACAGCTCTTGTTTTTGGACAAATGAATGAACCACCTGGAGCAAGATTTAGAGTTCCACTCACAGCATTGACTATGGCTGAATACTTTAGAGATGCTGAAAAGAAAGATGTATTATTGTTTATAGATAATATCTTTAGATTTGTTCAAGCTGGATCAGAAGTTTCAGCACTTTTAGGAAGAATGCCTTCAGCTGTTGGTTATCAACCAACTTTGGCATCTGATATGGGACAATTACAAGAAAGAATTACTTCAACAAAAAATGGTTCAATTACATCAGTTCAAGCTGTTTATGTTCCAGCAGATGATATAACGGACCCTGCACCTGCAACGACATTTTCACATCTTGAAGCTACTATAGTTCTTTCAAGAAAACGTGCAGAACTTGCTTTATATCCTGCAGTTGATCCACTTGATTCTAATTCTAAAATATTAGATCCTAATGTTGTTGGAGAAAAGCATTATGAAGTTGCAAGAAATGTACAAGAAGTTTTACAAAGATATAAAGATCTTCAAGATATAATAGCCATTCTTGGTATAGAAGAACTTTCAGAAGAAGATAAGTTAATTGTTAATAGAGCAAGAAAAATAGAAAGATTCTTAACACAACCTACATTTGTTGCTGAAAAGTTTTCAAATATACCTGGAGCTTATGTAAAATTAGAAGATACTATTAATGGTTTTGCTGAAATATTGTCTGGAAAATATGATCATATATCCGAAAATGCTTTTTATATGGTTGGAACAATAGAAGATATGCTTGAAAAGGCAAAAAGTATGGGTATAAAAGTATAA
- the atpG gene encoding ATP synthase F1 subunit gamma produces MSRGKLRLIKRRIESTTSTMQITRAMQMVASARLSKVQKKINSIQEYASYAERIISKIEPDYDSPLVKPGDGTLIVVVSTDMGLCGSFTGDISSHAIKEANNCSDFKGFLVIGTKGEIEIKNYGDILLSRTKLYDIPTSDNAEYILDDILNIVNSKKAGKVKIVYGELKNALIQRPKTIDLLPIKYESKLDTRYEYEPAPEILFKEASYLYMLSQVYRYMYETKVSELYARQNAMKNATENAKNLIDDLTLDYNKLRQSSITTELIEIVNGAQALQEQ; encoded by the coding sequence ATGAGTAGAGGTAAACTACGTTTAATAAAAAGAAGAATAGAATCTACAACATCAACTATGCAGATTACAAGAGCAATGCAAATGGTTGCTTCTGCAAGGTTGAGTAAGGTTCAAAAAAAGATAAACTCAATACAAGAATATGCTTCTTATGCTGAAAGGATAATTTCTAAAATAGAACCAGATTATGATAGTCCTTTAGTAAAACCAGGCGACGGAACTTTAATAGTGGTAGTTTCTACTGATATGGGACTTTGTGGATCATTTACAGGGGATATCTCTTCTCATGCAATAAAAGAAGCAAATAATTGTTCGGATTTTAAAGGATTTCTTGTAATAGGAACAAAGGGAGAAATAGAAATAAAAAATTATGGTGATATACTGCTTTCAAGAACAAAGTTGTATGATATACCAACTTCTGACAATGCAGAGTATATTTTAGATGATATACTAAATATTGTTAATTCAAAAAAAGCAGGAAAGGTGAAAATTGTATATGGCGAGTTAAAAAATGCTTTAATACAAAGGCCAAAAACAATAGACCTTTTGCCAATAAAATATGAATCAAAATTAGATACAAGATATGAATATGAACCAGCTCCCGAAATACTATTTAAAGAAGCATCATATTTATATATGCTTTCACAAGTATATAGATATATGTATGAAACAAAAGTCAGTGAGCTTTATGCAAGGCAAAATGCAATGAAAAATGCTACTGAGAATGCTAAAAATTTAATTGATGATCTTACTCTTGATTACAATAAGCTAAGACAGTCTTCAATAACTACTGAATTAATAGAAATTGTAAATGGTGCCCAAGCACTTCAGGAGCAATGA